From the genome of Penaeus chinensis breed Huanghai No. 1 chromosome 8, ASM1920278v2, whole genome shotgun sequence, one region includes:
- the LOC125027723 gene encoding uncharacterized protein LOC125027723 — MAHAVFFGKRRKRDLRSVLEDNRDDPTLAADFEQIYASDSNWCGLRLTCELAAKAGAPLSEEEKMMLSFFRGMVSAEDLQEMDTPQLYYSYASFVGFSQGAPEKCEQMYSKCPYSAKKMMQVYRTAHFRSVEKRRDQLLPSYTLG; from the exons ATGGCCCACGCGGTGTTCTTCGGGAAGCGCAG GAAACGCGACCTTCGCTCCGTGCTGGAGGACAACCGCGACGACCCGACCCTCGCCGCCGACTTCGAGCAGATCTACGCGTCGGACTCGAACTGGTGCGGCCTCAGACTCACCTGCGAGCTGGCAGCCAAAGCCGGGGCGCCGCTgagcgaggaggagaagatgatgctCTCCTTCTTCAG GGGCATGGTGTCTGCAGAAGACCTCCAGGAGATGGACACGCCGCAGCTCTACTATTCCTACGCGTCCTTTGTAGGATTCTCCCAAGGCGCCCCCGAGAAGTGCGAGCAGATGTACTCCAAGTGCCCTTACTCCGCCAAGAAGATGATGCAGGTGTACAGGACGGCGCATTTTAGAAgtgtggagaagaggagggatcaGCTGCTGCCGAGCTATACCCTGGGGTGA